From the Flavobacterium gyeonganense genome, the window TGATGAATTGATTCGGCTTTAGTTTTTGGTTCTATCTTTCTGTTCCAGTAAATAATATAAAATATGCCAAAAATAGTTGGGGTGATCCAGGCAATTGCACTTCCAATTCCTAATCCTGCAACTATATAAGCCGTGATAGATGCGATTAGTGCCCCAGTCATTTTTCCTATATGTTTTGCCAGCCAGCTTTTGTTGGTCTCTGGTAATTTTTTGAAAAAGATAAAGTCTTTATAGCTCATATAAAAACCAAATCCTCCAAAGAAAATAAACAACATTCCATTTGTAATAGTATTTAACTGGCAATAAATCCCGAGCAAAATCATTATTACAGAAAAAAGCAACATATTTCCCGAAATTACTTTATCTGCTAAATTAGCTTTTAGTTTGTGTTTAAAATTCAATATTCTATTTCCTGAAATAACAAGATAGATTGTGAAGAGCCCGATTAGAAATAGAAAAATGTTTTGATGATTTGGTATCCAACAGATAATCAACGAAATAATTGAACTCGTTAGCATCCCGATTGAAAATAACTTCCCCATTCTTTTATGTAATTTACCGCCTTTTTTAACAGCGACATTTCCAATACCTGTAATTAGTCCAATTCCTCCAAAAAAGGCGTGAATGTAAATTAAAATCTTAATTGCTGGTTCCATCTGATATGTTTTAGTTTTGATGGACCAAACTTCCATTAATATTCTGATAGAACATAATTTATATTTCCGAATTGTATTTTTTTAAGGATGAATTGTTTTTTAGAAAGATTTGAAACTAACAAAAGCATAAAGATTTATATTTTGCATTTTCACCAAATTAATTTTTGTATTAATATTCTAAATTGAGACAATGTTATAAACAAAAAAAGTCCGATTATATCGGACTTTGTAATATTGTGCTAATCTATAAATGGATTAAAGTTTATTCATATTATTGGCTAAAGTTTCAATAAACTTACTGATCGGACCTTTAACCATCATGGCCATCATGGCGTTAAATTCACCTTCAAAAAATAACTGAACAGCACTTTCTGAATCAGAAATACTATCAATATTTGAAACTAAAGTAAAAGGAAGCTTATCACTTGCAGCACCCAAAATGATTTTGTTAGGAGCTATTTTGTCTTTCATTTTAAGTTTTATTTCCGGCATACCTTTTAGTCCAAAAATAAAAGCATCTTCCCCGGTTACTTCAAATTTAGCTATATTATCCGGCATTAATTTTTCAAAATTCTTTACATCAGACAGTAAACCAAATAATTCCTGGGCTGATTTCTGAACGGTAACTTTTGGACTTTCTAAGTTCATTTTGTTTTATCGTTTTTTATTATTTTTCTGGTAAAGTTCCTAAAAGGCAGATTAGAATTTATGTTATTCCTGTCTCCACGTTGAAGGACTAACACTCCAGTCTTGTAAAGTTGTTTGCTGATCTTCACTAATATATTGTTTCTGAACGGCTAAACTTAATAAGTTTTCATAATTACTCAATGTAAATAAATCAATATTTGCATTTTTGAAATTTTCTTCAGCAACACTAAAACCATAAGTAAAAATGGCTGCCATCCCTTTAATATTTGCACCTTCATTACGTAAAGCTTCTACAGCCATAAGACTGCTGTTACCGGTGCTGATTAAATCTTCGACAACAACAACATTCTGGCCTTTTTGCAAAAAGCCTTCAACCTGATTTTGTCTTCCGTGTTTTTTAGGTTCAGGGCGTACATATACAAATGGTAATCCAAGACTTTCCGCAACAAGAATCCCTATTCCAATGGCTCCTGTAGCAACCCCTGCAATAACATCTGGCTTGCCAAATTGTTTTTCTATGTTTTTCGCAAATTCATCACGAATGTAATTTCGGATAATTGGAAATGAAAGAATTAATCTGTTGTCACAATAAATAGGTGATTTCCATCCGGAAGCCCATGTAAAAGGATTTTCTGGATTCAATTTAATTGCATTTATTTGCAAAAGCAATTCTGCTGTTTTTTCGGCGGTATCTTTATTAAAAATCATAGTACAAATGTATAAAGTTTTTGTGAACGACAAACCACTTTTTTTGACAAATGAAATCTCGAAAGAGACTAATTTTCAATTGTTCCTGTTGGAGAGTATTGATATAGAGCAGCTTATTGTGAAAATATTTCAAAATAAAATTCAAAAGGCCTATTTATACCATCCCGACGAGAAGGAAATAATGAAGACGCTAAAAGCCAAAATACCTGTAAATAAAGCCGGAGGAGGTTTTGTTTATAATAAAAAAGGTGAAGTTTTGTTTATTTTTAGAAACGGAAAATGGGACTTGCCAAAGGGTGGGACTGAAAAAGGAGAAGAGATTGAACAAACTGCTATGCGCGAAGTTGAGGAAGAAACAGGTGTTAATCAACTCCGAATTACAAATAAACTCCAAAAAACCTATCATGTTTTTAAGCGCAACGGAAAATATAAATTAAAAATCACGCATTGGTTTGAGATGTACTCTGATTTTGAAGGAACACCTCAAGGCCAACTAGAAGAGGGTATCGAAAAAGTAGCGTGGCTAAATCCGGAACAAATCAAAGAAGCGCTTAAAAATTCTTATGAAAACATTAAATTATTGTTTGAAGAGGAAGGAAAACCAATTTTTAAAATTCCAGACTCTAATTAATTATCATGACGTGCCACCATTTATTAAAAGCCCCAATCAACTTTGCGTTCATTGGGGCTTTTAATAAATGCTGTCGGGCTATGCGCGCTACTTAGGTAGCTTGCTTCTATCCCTCACGCGAAATTTTAGAATTTGTTTCGAGTTTTTTGCTGCCAGATTATTGGAAGTATGTGAAAAACTCTCTGATATTTCTTTGTATGTAAAACCGTAAAATAATTTCTTGTTTGTGTAATTGATTTTTTTATGCTTTAAAGTATAGATAAATGTGATATTTACATGGGTTTAATG encodes:
- a CDS encoding SRPBCC family protein, producing the protein MNLESPKVTVQKSAQELFGLLSDVKNFEKLMPDNIAKFEVTGEDAFIFGLKGMPEIKLKMKDKIAPNKIILGAASDKLPFTLVSNIDSISDSESAVQLFFEGEFNAMMAMMVKGPISKFIETLANNMNKL
- the pyrE gene encoding orotate phosphoribosyltransferase, whose translation is MIFNKDTAEKTAELLLQINAIKLNPENPFTWASGWKSPIYCDNRLILSFPIIRNYIRDEFAKNIEKQFGKPDVIAGVATGAIGIGILVAESLGLPFVYVRPEPKKHGRQNQVEGFLQKGQNVVVVEDLISTGNSSLMAVEALRNEGANIKGMAAIFTYGFSVAEENFKNANIDLFTLSNYENLLSLAVQKQYISEDQQTTLQDWSVSPSTWRQE
- a CDS encoding NUDIX hydrolase; translated protein: MYKVFVNDKPLFLTNEISKETNFQLFLLESIDIEQLIVKIFQNKIQKAYLYHPDEKEIMKTLKAKIPVNKAGGGFVYNKKGEVLFIFRNGKWDLPKGGTEKGEEIEQTAMREVEEETGVNQLRITNKLQKTYHVFKRNGKYKLKITHWFEMYSDFEGTPQGQLEEGIEKVAWLNPEQIKEALKNSYENIKLLFEEEGKPIFKIPDSN